The following nucleotide sequence is from Bacteroidota bacterium.
CTGAATGAGGATGGGATGAGTCCGGTGCCCTCGATTACGCATCGCTACCCCGACCGCGTACTCTTCCTTGTCACGAGCCAATGCTCGATGTACTGTCGTTTTTGCACGCGCAAGCGAAAAGTCGGCGATTCATCGAAGATATCGATGAAGTATATCCAAGAGGGGCTCGACTACATCGCCGCACATCCCGAGGTCCGCGACGTCATCCTCTCGGGCGGCGATCCGCTGACGCTCACAGACTTTATGCTCGAGAAAGTCCTGAAAGGACTTCGCGAGATCCCACATGTCGAGATCATCCGGCTCGGAACGAAGATTCCGTGCGTGTTGCCACAGCGCGTTACGCCGAAGCTCTGCGACATGATCAAGAAATATCACCCGATCTACGTCAATACCCACTTCAATCATCCGTGGGAATGCACTCCGGAAGCCAAGCAAGCCTGTGAAATGCTTGCTGATGCGGGGTGTCCGGTTGGCAACCAGATGGTGCTCATGAAGGGTGTGAACGACGACCCAATGGTGGTTCGCGAGCTGATGCAAAAGCTGCTGGCTATGCGAGTTCGCCCCTACTATATATATCAGGCTGATATCACGAAGGGCGCGAATCATTTTCGTACCCCCGTGCGCGTGGGGCTGGAGATTATGGACAAGCTGCGCGGCTGGACAAGCGGCCTTGCCATTCCGCACTATGTCATCGACGCTCCGGGCGGCGGTGGCAAGATTCCAATCCTACCCAACTATGTCGTCAGTCACGACGAAAATACATGGGTATTGCGAAATTATAAGTACGACATCTATTCATATCCTGACGTCCCCGAGGACAAGCCCAAGCCGCCGGTGCGGCGCAAGCCGATCCGGGCACCACGGAAAAAGAAGGTGTTCGCACAGAAGAAAGCTTCAAACGATTGATCGGCACGGCCGCCTCGGGAACGGGGCGGCCTG
It contains:
- a CDS encoding KamA family radical SAM protein: MEYWQQLLRDSVETKEQLVERFGIKAEVADSLNEFFQTRINPYYLSLIRHKGDPIWLQSVPDEAELADIDAPDDPLNEDGMSPVPSITHRYPDRVLFLVTSQCSMYCRFCTRKRKVGDSSKISMKYIQEGLDYIAAHPEVRDVILSGGDPLTLTDFMLEKVLKGLREIPHVEIIRLGTKIPCVLPQRVTPKLCDMIKKYHPIYVNTHFNHPWECTPEAKQACEMLADAGCPVGNQMVLMKGVNDDPMVVRELMQKLLAMRVRPYYIYQADITKGANHFRTPVRVGLEIMDKLRGWTSGLAIPHYVIDAPGGGGKIPILPNYVVSHDENTWVLRNYKYDIYSYPDVPEDKPKPPVRRKPIRAPRKKKVFAQKKASND